Proteins encoded within one genomic window of Longimicrobium sp.:
- a CDS encoding metal-dependent hydrolase, producing the protein MASAFSHAAAALALGTAFWRPAVPARFWILGAACAVLPDLDVIAFRFGIPYEHVLGHRGLSHSLFFAALLAAVVVALFFPRERQRGRLWLFFFLATASHAFLDALTTGGLGVAFFAPLENSRYFFPWRPIEVSPLSISRFFTVRGLAVLRSEFVWVWLPSLVFAGVVLAWRRAKHPSSFGRPA; encoded by the coding sequence ATGGCCTCCGCATTCTCGCACGCCGCCGCCGCGCTCGCGCTGGGAACCGCATTCTGGCGCCCGGCCGTGCCCGCCCGCTTCTGGATCCTGGGGGCGGCGTGCGCCGTACTGCCAGACCTGGACGTGATCGCCTTTCGGTTCGGCATTCCGTACGAGCACGTGCTCGGGCACCGCGGCCTGTCGCACTCGTTGTTCTTTGCGGCGCTGCTTGCGGCCGTCGTCGTGGCGCTGTTCTTCCCGCGCGAGCGCCAGCGAGGGAGGCTGTGGCTCTTCTTCTTCCTCGCGACTGCCTCTCATGCCTTTCTCGATGCGCTGACCACGGGCGGGTTGGGGGTGGCCTTCTTCGCGCCCCTGGAGAACAGCCGCTACTTCTTTCCGTGGCGCCCCATTGAGGTCTCGCCGCTTAGCATCAGCCGCTTCTTTACCGTACGCGGGCTGGCGGTGCTGCGGAGCGAGTTCGTCTGGGTCTGGTTGCCTTCGCTCGTATTCGCGGGGGTCGTTCTGGCGTGGCGCCGAGCGAAGCACCCATCGTCGTTCGGCCGCCCTGCCTGA
- a CDS encoding DNA/RNA non-specific endonuclease, with translation MASEYPGGRKFDVQQAHSAGIRYKEHALPEGVLQDDIVVETDNRKKYLKASLTHERARATVTEAESNGAVRSAEETLASLAQERILGSNDMRDINYLELAIAVARAICRIRIGSAAGTGVLVGPRLLMTNNHVLRSAEDALAAEAQFDYQENGSGDLLPVQPFRLDPAAFFVTDKALDFTIVAVAEASTKGQPISRYPWIQLIPTLGKAEKGDPLNIIQHPRGGLKQIALRNNDVIDIPTGKPDFLYYTTDTEPGSSGSPCFNDQWELIALHHSGVPSIEGGVIRRTDGNPWDEDRDDPALIKWIANEGARVSAIVSALKSASIRPESRGLLDLALNTAPPNPIELARTTGSPSPSQHNVQEGAAVSNTGNVSFTVPLNITVSLGAPQAPVVAATAAPAPAEPARAVTQPAAPFAEALVVDPDWSTRKGYDRAFLGIEVPLPALSAEMKKKSVEVPAEYRVDGDEHVLAYHHFSLAMNADRRFAWYSAANIDGERRPALPKRKDDRWRIDSRIDNPRAPRFQCGEDLYAAKNTDRGHLTRYLDVAWGTEAEALHALADTFHFSNCCLQLAGFNQTTARWQGIEQFLLERNAAKHKRRMTVITGPIFKRSDPKYQNEEMTAPVRIPMEFWKVCALIRENGSLSATAFILNQEDITELPGFEAFLNVKEVQTTIAEVEKRTGLTFPVLRAHDHLKAGGAAGTLEIDGQATIPLRSFDDIQFDDDD, from the coding sequence ATGGCGAGCGAATATCCAGGCGGCCGCAAGTTCGACGTGCAGCAGGCCCACAGCGCCGGCATCCGCTACAAGGAGCATGCGCTCCCGGAAGGCGTCCTGCAGGACGATATCGTGGTGGAGACCGACAACCGGAAGAAGTACCTCAAGGCGTCGCTCACCCACGAGCGGGCGCGGGCGACCGTCACCGAGGCGGAGTCGAACGGTGCGGTACGCAGCGCCGAAGAGACGCTCGCGAGTCTGGCCCAGGAGCGCATCCTCGGCTCCAACGACATGCGCGACATCAACTACCTGGAGCTCGCGATCGCGGTCGCGCGCGCCATCTGCCGCATCCGGATCGGGTCCGCCGCGGGTACGGGGGTGCTGGTGGGGCCGCGTCTGCTGATGACCAACAACCACGTGCTGCGCTCAGCCGAGGACGCGCTGGCCGCCGAGGCCCAGTTCGACTACCAGGAGAACGGTTCGGGAGACCTGCTTCCGGTGCAGCCGTTCCGCCTGGACCCCGCCGCTTTCTTCGTGACCGACAAGGCGCTCGATTTCACGATCGTCGCGGTCGCCGAAGCGTCGACCAAGGGCCAGCCGATCTCGCGCTATCCGTGGATTCAGCTCATCCCTACTCTTGGCAAGGCTGAAAAGGGCGATCCGCTCAACATCATCCAGCATCCGCGGGGCGGCCTGAAGCAGATCGCCCTTCGCAACAACGACGTGATCGACATCCCCACGGGCAAGCCGGACTTCCTGTACTACACGACGGATACCGAGCCAGGCTCGTCGGGATCGCCCTGCTTCAACGACCAGTGGGAGCTGATCGCCCTTCACCACTCCGGCGTTCCCAGCATCGAGGGCGGGGTGATCCGCCGGACGGACGGGAACCCCTGGGACGAGGACCGGGACGATCCGGCGCTCATCAAGTGGATCGCGAACGAGGGAGCACGCGTCTCAGCCATCGTCAGCGCGCTCAAGTCGGCCAGTATTCGGCCTGAGTCTCGCGGCCTGCTGGATCTTGCGTTGAACACGGCGCCGCCCAACCCCATCGAGCTTGCGCGCACGACGGGCTCCCCTTCACCGTCACAGCACAACGTCCAGGAAGGTGCCGCCGTGAGCAACACAGGCAACGTTTCGTTCACCGTTCCGCTGAACATCACCGTTTCCCTCGGTGCGCCACAGGCTCCGGTCGTGGCCGCCACCGCCGCTCCGGCGCCCGCCGAGCCAGCACGAGCCGTCACCCAACCCGCGGCTCCCTTTGCCGAAGCGCTGGTGGTGGATCCCGACTGGTCGACGCGAAAGGGCTACGACCGCGCTTTCCTGGGGATCGAAGTGCCGCTTCCGGCGCTGTCGGCGGAGATGAAGAAGAAGTCGGTGGAGGTTCCGGCCGAGTACCGGGTGGACGGCGATGAGCACGTCCTGGCCTACCATCACTTTTCGCTGGCGATGAACGCCGATCGCCGTTTCGCCTGGTACAGCGCGGCGAACATCGACGGCGAGCGCAGGCCCGCGCTGCCGAAGCGCAAGGACGATCGGTGGCGTATCGATTCGCGAATCGACAATCCCAGGGCCCCGCGCTTCCAGTGCGGCGAAGACCTGTACGCGGCCAAGAACACCGATCGGGGCCATCTCACGCGCTACCTGGACGTGGCGTGGGGGACCGAAGCGGAAGCATTGCACGCGCTGGCCGATACCTTTCACTTCAGCAACTGCTGCCTGCAGCTCGCTGGCTTCAACCAGACGACGGCCCGGTGGCAGGGGATCGAGCAGTTCCTGCTGGAACGGAACGCCGCAAAGCACAAAAGGCGGATGACCGTAATCACCGGTCCGATCTTCAAGCGTTCCGACCCCAAGTACCAGAACGAGGAGATGACGGCTCCGGTCCGCATTCCGATGGAGTTCTGGAAGGTGTGTGCGCTGATTCGTGAAAATGGCTCGCTGTCCGCCACCGCGTTCATCCTCAACCAGGAAGACATCACGGAGCTCCCCGGATTCGAGGCGTTCCTCAACGTCAAGGAAGTGCAGACGACGATTGCTGAGGTCGAAAAGCGTACCGGGCTCACGTTCCCCGTCCTTCGCGCCCACGACCATCTGAAAGCCGGCGGCGCTGCCGGTACGCTCGAGATCGACGGCCAGGCGACCATTCCGCTCAGATCGTTCGACGATATCCAGTTTGACGATGACGATTGA
- a CDS encoding GNAT family N-acetyltransferase encodes MLLPDQVVLELVVRDVDVNEFAPLFSRLHADGVTFTTLATAQARCADWLERFTELDNATRSETGDPAVPRTPEVMRHRLVSFELDPEACFLALDGERWIGYTLLDPKLSRDGRLEQGWTGVCKEHRQRGIGTALKLLGVEYARAHGYRAIVTAPRRQNVASFTMSTHLGFRPDNTAE; translated from the coding sequence ATGCTGCTGCCAGATCAGGTAGTCCTGGAGCTCGTGGTGCGGGACGTCGACGTCAACGAGTTCGCACCGCTATTCTCGCGGCTCCATGCGGACGGTGTGACGTTCACCACCCTCGCCACCGCCCAAGCACGGTGCGCGGACTGGCTGGAGCGCTTCACGGAGCTCGATAACGCCACGCGGAGCGAGACCGGAGATCCGGCCGTGCCGCGCACCCCCGAGGTCATGCGGCACCGGCTGGTCTCGTTCGAACTCGACCCGGAGGCGTGCTTCCTCGCCCTCGACGGTGAGCGCTGGATTGGGTACACGCTGCTGGACCCGAAACTCAGCCGTGACGGCCGGCTGGAACAGGGGTGGACGGGCGTCTGCAAGGAGCACCGGCAACGGGGGATCGGAACGGCGCTCAAGCTGCTCGGTGTCGAGTACGCGCGTGCGCACGGCTACCGAGCGATCGTGACGGCGCCGCGCCGGCAGAACGTGGCGAGCTTCACCATGAGCACTCACCTCGGCTTCCGCCCTGACAATACAGCCGAGTGA